The following coding sequences are from one Gadus macrocephalus chromosome 3, ASM3116895v1 window:
- the LOC132453840 gene encoding PC-esterase domain-containing protein 1A-like isoform X1 — protein sequence MSYEAMASVGHQTAAQLLHNRSVVVIGDSIQRSAYKDLVLLLQRDGYLSDSQLRRKGELTFESDSLVEGGCLDQMHNGTNYREVREFRSTHHRVRFYFVTRVFSSYMSSVLEDLRADAPDVVLVNSCIWDISRYKAAWEEDYAEDLHLFLGQLKEAVPRETLVVWNLTMPLGRRVLGGFLTPEVASRAGTLRYDVVEANFLGGALADAYGADVLDMHFHFRLSLQQRTKDGVHWNALAHRRMTCLILGHAAEAWGVQLPPALPRTRTAFAIAGSMRCGLAPPRPATLRRPPSPPAPRKVQVIFEDRQPIREALQPACTRHAYYTPATTPAPKFQPYPSDQNQPPGAHSPYIMKKQRTRWRQRAPYSNSQRPFLDAPYRQGPRKAPQYNQWSQHIEAAYNQRLREDAPYSQPLQHIFFP from the exons ATG AGTTACGAGGCCATGGCGTCCGTCGGCCATCAGACCGCGGCCCAGCTGCTGCACAACAGGAGCGTGGTAGTGATCGGGGACTCCA TCCAGCGGTCGGCGTACAAGGACCTGGTGCTGTTGCTGCAAAGGGACGGCTACCTGTCCGACAGCCAGCTCCGTAGGAAG GGCGAGCTCACCTTTGAGTCGGACTCCCTGGTGGAGGGCGGCTGCCTCGACCAAATGCACAATGGCACAAACTACCGGGAGGTGCGGGAGTTCCGCTCGACACACCACCGCGTCCGCTTCTACTTCGTGACGCGGGTGTTCTCAAGCTACATGAGCAGCGTGCTGGAGGATCTCCGGGCCGACGCCCCCGACGTGGTGTTGGTCAACTCCTGCATCTGGGACATCTCCAG GTACAAGGCAGCGTGGGAGGAGGACTACGCTGaggacctccacctcttcctgggGCAGTTGAAGGAGGCGGTGCCCCGGGAGACGCTGGTGGTGTGGAACCTCACCATGCCCCTGGGCCGGAGGGTCTTGGGGGGCTTCCTGACACCAGAG gtGGCGTCCCGGGCGGGCACGCTGCGCTACGACGTGGTGGAGGCCAACTTCCTTGGTGGCGCACTGGCCGACGCCTACGGTGCCGACGTGCTGGACATGCACTTCCACTTCCGCCTCTCGCTGCAGCAGCGCACAAAGGATGGCGTCCACTGGAACGCCCTGGCCCACCGCCGAATGACCTGCTTGATCCTGGGGCACGCCGCCGAAGCCTGGGGGGTGCAGCTGCCCCCGGCCCTCCCGCGGACCAGAACAGCCTTCG CCATCGCGGGAAGCATGCGCTGCGGCCTGGCTCCTCCACGCCCGGCCACCCTCCGCaggcccccctctcctcctgctcctcgtaaag ttCAGGTCATCTTTGAGGacaggcagccaatcagagaggccCTCCAGCCGGCCTGTACACGCCATGCTTACTACA CTCCTGCAACAACCCCGGCTCCCAAATTCCAGCCTTACCCGTCGGACCAGAACCAGCCCCCCGGGGCCCACTCTCCGTACATCATGAAGAAACAGCGCACCAGGTGGCGCCAACGCGCGCCCTACAGCAACAGCCAGCGGCCATTCCTGGACGCGCCCTACCGCCAAGGCCCGCGCAAGGCCCCACAATACAACCAGTGGTCACAGCACATAGAGGCGGCCTACAACCAGCGGCTGCGCGAAGACGCACCCTACAGCCAGCCACTGCAACACATTTTCTTTCCCTGA
- the LOC132453833 gene encoding uncharacterized protein LOC132453833 isoform X2, which translates to MIEKILREKPGGERILTEYARKKSLTDSRRRDMVKILVAHMASEHGTSPSRRVKEDYAKGITALFPYLADPQGTLGYEHYYNPVDGGGFLAWRVKTLQKEASEGQQKRNPQPLTGGPDSGDRTPFSKENQLTTETQCCEAIALMKHTTDEAIIKEKMKQTFIHRQEMVHDPVKSSEIFTTFPRFLDITGMIVQDFSLMFGDDISAKFLEKWPTHYRQKVLEQTRGLTQTSDLEDLLHNAESTTEELEDGWDSEMSSILLLIHLMPPSPHGRNKRPGKLSARQAIDHLVKFIKTGTSIEGHLDSITESRQPYLLAVGTKRSATHKYFIVIDKHAIPCQSPDCLASFDKLFKAHFVFATSYNRDLANVYHFLQTAVYQIDTATTKVNPRVKEMRARMLH; encoded by the exons ATGATTGAAAAGATTCTGAGGGAGaaacctggaggagagaggatcctTACAGAGTATGCTCGGAAAAAAAGCCTAACAGATTCCAGAAGACGTGACATGGTGAAGATATTGGTTGCACACATGGCGAGTGAACATGG GACGAGCCCTTCAAGGCGTGTTAAAGAGGACTACGCAAAGGGCATCACTGCCTTGTTTCCATACCTGGCCGATCCCCAGGGCACTTTGGGCTAT GAGCATTATTACAATCCAGTAGATGGGGGTGGATTTCTTGCATGGAGAGTGAAAACGCTTCAAAAAGAAGCCTCGGAGGGACAACAGAAAAGAAACCCTCAGCCACTGACAG GTGGTCCAGATTCTGGTGACAGAACCCCCTTCAGTAAGGAAAATCAGCTAACCACAGAAACCCAGTGTTGCGAGGCCATCGCTCTCATGAAGCATACAACTGATGAAGCAATCATCAAGGAGAAGATGAAACAGACCTTCATCCATCGCCAAGAAATGGTTCATGACCCAGTGAAGTCCTCTGAAATATTCACCACCTTTCCAAGATTTCTTGACATCACGGGAATG ATAGTGCAGGATTTCAGTCTGATGTTTGGTGATGACATCTCTGCAAAGTTCCTGGAGAAGTGGCCTACTCACTACAGGCAGAAAGTCCTTGAACAAACCCGTGGCCTCACCCAGACAAGCGACCTTGAAGATCTCCTTCATAACGCTGAATCCACAACAGAAGAACTGGAAGATG gatgggacagtgaGATGTCCTCCATCTTGCTCCTTATCCACCTCATGCCACCATCACCTCATGGCCGCAACAAGAGACCAGGAAAGCTCTCTGCCAGACAAGCCATTGACCACCTTGTGAAATTCATCAAG ACTGGGACCAGTATTGAAGGGCATCTGGACAGCATCACAGAGAGCCGTCAACCCTATCTACTGGCTGTGGGAACCAAGAGGAGCGCCACACACAAATATTTCATTGTTATCGACAAACATGCAATCCCGTGTCAGTCACCAGATTGTCTTGCCTCTTTTGACAAGCTTTTTAAAGCTCATTTCGTCTTCGCTACCTCGTACAACAGGGATCTGGCCAATGTCTACCACTTCTTGCAAACCGCAGTTTATCAGATTGATACTGCTACCACCAAGGTGAATCCCAGGGTCAAAGAGATGAGAGCTCGGATGCTGCACTGA
- the LOC132453840 gene encoding PC-esterase domain-containing protein 1A-like isoform X2: MSYEAMASVGHQTAAQLLHNRSVVVIGDSIQRSAYKDLVLLLQRDGYLSDSQLRRKGELTFESDSLVEGGCLDQMHNGTNYREVREFRSTHHRVRFYFVTRVFSSYMSSVLEDLRADAPDVVLVNSCIWDISRYKAAWEEDYAEDLHLFLGQLKEAVPRETLVVWNLTMPLGRRVLGGFLTPEVASRAGTLRYDVVEANFLGGALADAYGADVLDMHFHFRLSLQQRTKDGVHWNALAHRRMTCLILGHAAEAWGVQLPPALPRTRTAFAIAGSMRCGLAPPRPATLRRPPSPPAPRKAPATTPAPKFQPYPSDQNQPPGAHSPYIMKKQRTRWRQRAPYSNSQRPFLDAPYRQGPRKAPQYNQWSQHIEAAYNQRLREDAPYSQPLQHIFFP; the protein is encoded by the exons ATG AGTTACGAGGCCATGGCGTCCGTCGGCCATCAGACCGCGGCCCAGCTGCTGCACAACAGGAGCGTGGTAGTGATCGGGGACTCCA TCCAGCGGTCGGCGTACAAGGACCTGGTGCTGTTGCTGCAAAGGGACGGCTACCTGTCCGACAGCCAGCTCCGTAGGAAG GGCGAGCTCACCTTTGAGTCGGACTCCCTGGTGGAGGGCGGCTGCCTCGACCAAATGCACAATGGCACAAACTACCGGGAGGTGCGGGAGTTCCGCTCGACACACCACCGCGTCCGCTTCTACTTCGTGACGCGGGTGTTCTCAAGCTACATGAGCAGCGTGCTGGAGGATCTCCGGGCCGACGCCCCCGACGTGGTGTTGGTCAACTCCTGCATCTGGGACATCTCCAG GTACAAGGCAGCGTGGGAGGAGGACTACGCTGaggacctccacctcttcctgggGCAGTTGAAGGAGGCGGTGCCCCGGGAGACGCTGGTGGTGTGGAACCTCACCATGCCCCTGGGCCGGAGGGTCTTGGGGGGCTTCCTGACACCAGAG gtGGCGTCCCGGGCGGGCACGCTGCGCTACGACGTGGTGGAGGCCAACTTCCTTGGTGGCGCACTGGCCGACGCCTACGGTGCCGACGTGCTGGACATGCACTTCCACTTCCGCCTCTCGCTGCAGCAGCGCACAAAGGATGGCGTCCACTGGAACGCCCTGGCCCACCGCCGAATGACCTGCTTGATCCTGGGGCACGCCGCCGAAGCCTGGGGGGTGCAGCTGCCCCCGGCCCTCCCGCGGACCAGAACAGCCTTCG CCATCGCGGGAAGCATGCGCTGCGGCCTGGCTCCTCCACGCCCGGCCACCCTCCGCaggcccccctctcctcctgctcctcgtaaag CTCCTGCAACAACCCCGGCTCCCAAATTCCAGCCTTACCCGTCGGACCAGAACCAGCCCCCCGGGGCCCACTCTCCGTACATCATGAAGAAACAGCGCACCAGGTGGCGCCAACGCGCGCCCTACAGCAACAGCCAGCGGCCATTCCTGGACGCGCCCTACCGCCAAGGCCCGCGCAAGGCCCCACAATACAACCAGTGGTCACAGCACATAGAGGCGGCCTACAACCAGCGGCTGCGCGAAGACGCACCCTACAGCCAGCCACTGCAACACATTTTCTTTCCCTGA
- the LOC132453833 gene encoding uncharacterized protein LOC132453833 isoform X1, with translation MKPDLGVLEVCLPKGSDFEESGSPSTSHSVASSNSSFLSSSVENEGDSDDTIILVPSPGQRNRDDLTRLARMIEKILREKPGGERILTEYARKKSLTDSRRRDMVKILVAHMASEHGTSPSRRVKEDYAKGITALFPYLADPQGTLGYEHYYNPVDGGGFLAWRVKTLQKEASEGQQKRNPQPLTGGPDSGDRTPFSKENQLTTETQCCEAIALMKHTTDEAIIKEKMKQTFIHRQEMVHDPVKSSEIFTTFPRFLDITGMIVQDFSLMFGDDISAKFLEKWPTHYRQKVLEQTRGLTQTSDLEDLLHNAESTTEELEDGWDSEMSSILLLIHLMPPSPHGRNKRPGKLSARQAIDHLVKFIKTGTSIEGHLDSITESRQPYLLAVGTKRSATHKYFIVIDKHAIPCQSPDCLASFDKLFKAHFVFATSYNRDLANVYHFLQTAVYQIDTATTKVNPRVKEMRARMLH, from the exons ATGAAACCAGACCTGGGTGTGCTTGAAGTCTGTTTGCCCAAGGGCTCAGATTTTGAGG AATCAGGGAGCCCCTCTACAAGCCACTCCGTTGCCAGCAGCAACAGCTCCTTTCTCAGCTCTAGTGTAGAAAATGAAGGGGACTCTGATGACACCATCATTTTGGTGCCTAGTCCTGGCCAAAGAAACAGAGATGACCTGACTCGTCTTGCTCGG ATGATTGAAAAGATTCTGAGGGAGaaacctggaggagagaggatcctTACAGAGTATGCTCGGAAAAAAAGCCTAACAGATTCCAGAAGACGTGACATGGTGAAGATATTGGTTGCACACATGGCGAGTGAACATGG GACGAGCCCTTCAAGGCGTGTTAAAGAGGACTACGCAAAGGGCATCACTGCCTTGTTTCCATACCTGGCCGATCCCCAGGGCACTTTGGGCTAT GAGCATTATTACAATCCAGTAGATGGGGGTGGATTTCTTGCATGGAGAGTGAAAACGCTTCAAAAAGAAGCCTCGGAGGGACAACAGAAAAGAAACCCTCAGCCACTGACAG GTGGTCCAGATTCTGGTGACAGAACCCCCTTCAGTAAGGAAAATCAGCTAACCACAGAAACCCAGTGTTGCGAGGCCATCGCTCTCATGAAGCATACAACTGATGAAGCAATCATCAAGGAGAAGATGAAACAGACCTTCATCCATCGCCAAGAAATGGTTCATGACCCAGTGAAGTCCTCTGAAATATTCACCACCTTTCCAAGATTTCTTGACATCACGGGAATG ATAGTGCAGGATTTCAGTCTGATGTTTGGTGATGACATCTCTGCAAAGTTCCTGGAGAAGTGGCCTACTCACTACAGGCAGAAAGTCCTTGAACAAACCCGTGGCCTCACCCAGACAAGCGACCTTGAAGATCTCCTTCATAACGCTGAATCCACAACAGAAGAACTGGAAGATG gatgggacagtgaGATGTCCTCCATCTTGCTCCTTATCCACCTCATGCCACCATCACCTCATGGCCGCAACAAGAGACCAGGAAAGCTCTCTGCCAGACAAGCCATTGACCACCTTGTGAAATTCATCAAG ACTGGGACCAGTATTGAAGGGCATCTGGACAGCATCACAGAGAGCCGTCAACCCTATCTACTGGCTGTGGGAACCAAGAGGAGCGCCACACACAAATATTTCATTGTTATCGACAAACATGCAATCCCGTGTCAGTCACCAGATTGTCTTGCCTCTTTTGACAAGCTTTTTAAAGCTCATTTCGTCTTCGCTACCTCGTACAACAGGGATCTGGCCAATGTCTACCACTTCTTGCAAACCGCAGTTTATCAGATTGATACTGCTACCACCAAGGTGAATCCCAGGGTCAAAGAGATGAGAGCTCGGATGCTGCACTGA